The following proteins are co-located in the Bradyrhizobium sp. AZCC 2176 genome:
- a CDS encoding putative sulfate exporter family transporter, with protein sequence MLHRSGGVIEPNWLWRDIPGIVLCALIACAATWMALLAGSAVIWGLILGLVLAAIWSPPALFQTGISFAARQVMRIGVALLGFQISLATLQILDVADVAALAINVAIVLAIGWFRPDARNHKGVVTGRRRFRRHLRRLGRRRGCLCRHAQ encoded by the coding sequence ATGTTGCACCGGTCGGGAGGGGTCATTGAACCGAACTGGCTTTGGAGAGATATCCCGGGTATCGTCCTCTGCGCGCTTATCGCCTGCGCTGCGACCTGGATGGCGCTTCTGGCCGGGTCGGCCGTCATCTGGGGCTTGATCCTCGGTCTCGTTCTCGCCGCGATCTGGTCGCCCCCGGCACTGTTTCAAACGGGTATTTCGTTTGCTGCAAGACAGGTGATGCGCATCGGCGTCGCGCTGCTTGGATTTCAAATCTCGCTCGCGACCCTTCAGATTCTGGACGTGGCTGATGTCGCTGCCCTCGCGATCAACGTAGCGATCGTTCTGGCGATAGGCTGGTTCAGGCCCGATGCTCGGAATCACAAGGGAGTTGTCACTGGTCGCCGCCGCTTCCGTCGCCATTTGCGGCGCCTCGGCCGCCGCCGCGGTTGCCTGTGTCGTCATGCGCAATGA